Proteins from a single region of Bartonella sp. M0283:
- a CDS encoding outer membrane protein, whose translation MKIKYLVAASALALTAASSAQAADVVMNQEPAPVVAAPAFSWTGFYAGGQIGGSWSDTDQKIKGRSNAKDFAGFGKSFSPDPSGFIGGLYAGYNYDLGNNIVIGADTDWIWGDMDESDSKSYLKGQEGEYKVSGKIKEKWAGSTRARIGYAMDRWMPYFAGGVAYAKIDSDAKFSGARNSKVSDSDTLTGYTLGAGVDYAMTDHIILRAEYRYTDFGDQDYGNKDFKYNVDYKTNDVRVGVAYKF comes from the coding sequence ATGAAAATAAAATATCTCGTTGCTGCTTCGGCTTTGGCTTTAACCGCTGCTTCCAGCGCACAAGCTGCTGACGTTGTCATGAATCAGGAACCGGCTCCGGTTGTTGCCGCTCCTGCTTTCTCCTGGACCGGCTTCTATGCTGGTGGTCAAATCGGTGGTTCATGGTCTGACACAGACCAGAAGATCAAAGGCCGTAGCAATGCAAAAGACTTTGCCGGCTTCGGCAAATCCTTCTCACCGGATCCGTCAGGTTTCATCGGCGGTCTTTATGCCGGTTACAACTATGATCTTGGCAACAATATCGTAATTGGTGCCGATACCGACTGGATCTGGGGCGACATGGACGAAAGCGACAGCAAGTCCTACCTCAAAGGCCAAGAAGGCGAATACAAAGTTAGCGGCAAGATCAAAGAAAAATGGGCTGGATCAACCCGTGCTCGTATCGGCTACGCAATGGATCGCTGGATGCCTTATTTTGCTGGCGGTGTTGCTTATGCCAAGATCGACTCGGACGCCAAGTTCTCGGGTGCTCGTAACAGCAAGGTCAGTGATAGCGATACTTTGACCGGCTATACTCTGGGTGCCGGCGTTGATTATGCTATGACCGACCACATCATCCTTCGTGCTGAATATCGTTACACCGACTTCGGTGACCAAGACTACGGCAACAAGGACTTCAAATATAATGTAGATTACAAGACCAACGATGTACGCGTTGGCGTTGCCTACAAGTTCTAA
- the ileS gene encoding isoleucine--tRNA ligase: MSNKDQAMDYSKTLYLPKTDFPMRAGLPQKEPEIVKRWEDMDLYGALRKQAVDRPLYVLHDGPPYANGDIHIGHALNKILKDTIVRSFQMRGYNANYVPGWDCHGLPIEWKIEEKYRAKGKNKDDIPINEFRQECREFAKHWVKIQSEEFKRLGIIGDFKNPYTTMAFHAEARIAGELMKFAMSDQLYRGSKPVMWSVVERTALAEAEVEYHDVESDTIWVKFPVLKAKADDLSGAFVVIWTTTPWTIPGNRAVAYSSRIPYWLYQVVDAENDYGPKPGEKLIFAEALAEESAKKAKLTFRKLRSLNPSELDTMLLSHPLKGFANDYAFKVPLLDGDHVTADSGTGFVHTAPSHGREDFEVWVANKGKIESLGIDSSIPFPVDDAGYYTKDAPGFGPDREGGASRVIDDNGKYGDANKTVIALLIEKDMLFARGRIKHSYPHSWRSKKPVIFRNTPQWFVYMDKKLSDGTTLRERALKAVQDTRFVPPAGQNRIGAMMEDRPDWVLSRQRAWGVPIAIFVKENGEILKDEAVNKRIVEAFEKEGADAWFKEGARERFLGEHAKEDWQPVHDILDVWFDSGCTHVFTLEDRPDLKWPADLYLEGSDQHRGWFHSSMLESCGTRGRAPYNTVLTHGFTLDEQGKKMSKSLGNTVAPQDVINTSGADILRLWVMTTDYWEDQRLGRNIIQTNVDSYRKLRNVIRWMLGTLAYDEGENIAYEDMPDLEKFMLHRLYELDRLVNEAYDGFDFKRITRALLDFSIVDLSAFYFDIRKDSLYCDAPSSIKRKSAIHVVREIFERMVTWLAPMLPFTMEEAWLERHPESKSVHFEQFRKTPDSWCDNELNERWRKIRQVRKVVTGALELERAEKHIGSSLEAAPVVYISDLDLLKAVEGMDMAEIAITSDIVITNAEAPKDAFRLDDVKGVAVEFHKADGKKCARSWRYTQDVGSDPEYPDVSARDAAALHELHALGKI; encoded by the coding sequence ATGTCAAATAAAGACCAAGCCATGGATTATTCAAAAACCCTTTATCTGCCTAAGACCGATTTTCCTATGCGTGCCGGCCTTCCCCAAAAAGAACCGGAAATTGTCAAACGTTGGGAAGACATGGATCTCTATGGTGCATTACGCAAACAGGCAGTTGATCGTCCCCTTTATGTTTTGCATGATGGTCCTCCTTATGCCAATGGTGACATTCATATCGGGCATGCATTGAACAAGATCTTGAAAGATACCATCGTGCGGTCTTTCCAGATGCGTGGCTATAATGCCAATTATGTACCCGGCTGGGATTGCCATGGCCTGCCTATCGAATGGAAGATCGAAGAAAAATATCGGGCAAAGGGCAAGAATAAAGACGATATTCCGATTAACGAATTCCGTCAGGAATGTCGGGAATTTGCCAAACATTGGGTCAAAATCCAGTCGGAAGAATTCAAACGGCTTGGCATTATCGGCGATTTCAAGAATCCTTACACAACGATGGCATTCCATGCGGAGGCACGTATTGCCGGTGAATTGATGAAATTTGCCATGTCCGACCAGCTTTATCGCGGCTCCAAACCCGTTATGTGGTCGGTTGTCGAAAGAACCGCTTTGGCCGAAGCGGAGGTCGAATATCACGATGTTGAATCCGACACAATCTGGGTCAAATTTCCGGTTCTGAAAGCCAAGGCCGATGATTTGTCGGGAGCTTTTGTCGTCATCTGGACAACCACACCATGGACAATTCCCGGTAACCGTGCTGTTGCCTATTCTTCGCGTATTCCTTATTGGCTTTATCAGGTGGTGGATGCCGAAAATGATTATGGCCCGAAGCCCGGTGAAAAACTGATATTTGCTGAGGCGCTCGCTGAAGAAAGTGCAAAAAAAGCAAAACTGACTTTCAGAAAGCTTCGCTCATTGAATCCTTCTGAGCTTGATACGATGCTGCTTTCGCATCCGCTCAAAGGTTTTGCCAATGATTATGCCTTTAAAGTTCCCCTGCTTGATGGCGACCATGTCACGGCGGATTCCGGTACCGGTTTTGTCCATACAGCTCCAAGCCATGGGCGTGAAGACTTTGAAGTATGGGTTGCCAATAAAGGGAAAATCGAAAGTCTCGGCATCGATTCATCAATTCCGTTTCCGGTTGATGATGCGGGATATTATACAAAAGATGCCCCCGGTTTTGGCCCCGATCGCGAGGGCGGCGCTTCGCGTGTTATTGATGATAATGGTAAATATGGCGACGCCAATAAAACCGTAATCGCCCTCTTGATTGAAAAAGACATGCTCTTTGCCCGCGGGCGTATCAAGCACTCTTACCCGCATAGCTGGCGGTCGAAAAAACCTGTTATCTTCCGCAACACGCCGCAATGGTTTGTCTATATGGACAAGAAACTCTCTGACGGAACCACATTGCGCGAACGCGCCCTCAAGGCCGTTCAGGATACGCGTTTTGTACCACCGGCAGGACAAAACCGTATCGGAGCCATGATGGAAGATCGTCCTGACTGGGTATTATCCCGTCAACGCGCCTGGGGTGTTCCGATTGCAATTTTCGTTAAAGAAAATGGCGAAATTCTCAAAGACGAGGCTGTCAACAAGCGCATTGTCGAAGCTTTTGAAAAAGAAGGTGCCGATGCCTGGTTCAAGGAAGGAGCCAGAGAGCGTTTTCTCGGTGAACATGCAAAAGAAGATTGGCAACCGGTTCATGACATTCTTGATGTCTGGTTCGATTCGGGCTGCACACATGTCTTTACACTCGAAGACCGACCCGATTTGAAATGGCCGGCCGATCTTTATCTTGAAGGCTCGGATCAACACCGCGGCTGGTTCCACTCGTCAATGCTTGAAAGCTGCGGAACGCGTGGAAGAGCTCCCTATAATACTGTTTTGACACACGGCTTCACGCTCGATGAACAAGGCAAGAAAATGTCGAAATCATTGGGGAATACTGTCGCGCCTCAAGATGTTATCAACACTTCCGGTGCCGATATTTTACGCCTTTGGGTCATGACAACCGATTATTGGGAAGATCAGCGTCTGGGAAGAAATATCATTCAGACCAACGTCGATTCCTATCGGAAACTCCGCAATGTTATTCGCTGGATGCTTGGTACGCTTGCCTATGACGAGGGCGAAAATATCGCCTATGAAGATATGCCGGACCTTGAAAAGTTCATGCTGCATCGCCTTTACGAGTTGGACAGGCTTGTCAACGAAGCTTATGACGGTTTCGATTTCAAGCGCATTACCCGTGCATTGCTCGATTTTTCAATCGTTGACCTCTCGGCTTTCTATTTCGATATCCGCAAAGATTCGCTTTATTGCGATGCGCCTTCTTCTATAAAGCGCAAATCAGCAATCCATGTTGTGCGCGAGATTTTTGAACGCATGGTCACATGGCTTGCTCCGATGTTGCCATTCACAATGGAAGAAGCCTGGCTTGAACGGCATCCGGAAAGCAAATCGGTTCACTTCGAACAATTCCGCAAAACGCCTGATAGCTGGTGCGACAATGAACTGAATGAACGTTGGCGCAAAATCCGTCAGGTCCGTAAAGTTGTCACAGGTGCACTTGAACTTGAAAGAGCTGAAAAACATATTGGCTCTTCTCTGGAAGCAGCCCCCGTTGTCTATATTTCCGACCTTGATTTGTTGAAAGCGGTCGAGGGGATGGATATGGCGGAAATTGCGATCACAAGCGATATTGTCATTACCAATGCTGAAGCCCCGAAAGATGCTTTCCGGCTTGATGATGTCAAAGGTGTTGCTGTGGAATTTCATAAAGCTGACGGTAAAAAATGTGCCCGTTCATGGCGCTATACACAGGATGTTGGCAGTGATCCCGAATATCCTGATGTGTCTGCACGTGATGCTGCCGCCTTACATGAACTCCATGCACTCGGGAAAATCTGA
- a CDS encoding outer membrane protein: MKIRYLIAASAAALTAASSAQAADVVANQEPAPVVAAPAFSWTGFYAGAQIGGSWSDTDLKGKYKGQGDAWSRRQGFSPDPSGFIGGIYAGYNYDLGNNIIIGADTDWVWGDMDESDKRSVTYSDGDTGSFHGKLKEQWAGSTRARVGYAVDRWMPYIAGGVAYAKVDSSFRLKDANGKVMSGYSASDSDTLVGWTIGAGFDYAMTDHIILRAEYRYTDFGDEDYSKNNVKYNVDYKTNDFRVGVAYKF, encoded by the coding sequence ATGAAAATTAGATATCTTATTGCTGCTTCTGCAGCTGCTCTTACAGCAGCTTCTTCAGCACAAGCTGCTGACGTTGTAGCAAATCAGGAGCCAGCTCCTGTTGTTGCAGCTCCTGCTTTCTCTTGGACCGGTTTCTACGCTGGTGCTCAGATCGGTGGTTCTTGGTCAGATACAGACCTTAAGGGCAAGTACAAAGGTCAAGGCGACGCATGGAGCCGTAGACAGGGCTTCTCACCTGATCCGTCAGGCTTCATCGGTGGCATCTATGCCGGTTATAACTATGACCTCGGCAACAATATTATCATCGGTGCCGATACCGACTGGGTATGGGGCGACATGGACGAGAGCGACAAACGCTCTGTTACATATAGCGATGGTGACACCGGTTCTTTCCACGGCAAGTTGAAAGAACAGTGGGCTGGTTCTACCCGTGCACGTGTCGGCTATGCAGTTGATCGCTGGATGCCTTACATTGCTGGTGGTGTTGCTTATGCCAAGGTTGATTCGAGCTTCCGTCTGAAAGATGCTAACGGCAAGGTAATGTCCGGTTATTCAGCTAGCGATAGCGATACACTCGTCGGTTGGACAATCGGCGCTGGTTTCGACTATGCTATGACAGACCACATCATCTTGCGTGCTGAATATCGTTACACCGACTTCGGTGACGAAGACTACAGCAAGAACAACGTCAAGTACAATGTTGACTACAAGACCAACGATTTCCGCGTTGGTGTAGCTTACAAGTTCTAA
- the mutM gene encoding bifunctional DNA-formamidopyrimidine glycosylase/DNA-(apurinic or apyrimidinic site) lyase codes for MPELPEVETVKRGLEPSFTHAKIINVKQNRPDLRFPFPENFQSRLTGREIIGLGRRAKYLLIHLDSDETIISHLGMSGSWRVENRTPGSYYYEKNKLAAHDHFEMDIKTVKGEFLHAVYNDPRRFGFMLLTKTADLERHKLLAHLGPEPTGNGLSGAYLNEVLRNRTAPLKAALLDQTIIAGLGNIYVCEALWRSHLSPKRKSLTLGKKSAPAQQKSELLAQNIRDVINEAIEAGGSSLRDYVHTDGSLGYFQHHFSVYGREGEPCPQCGKPIKRIVQSGRSSFYCTHCQR; via the coding sequence ATGCCTGAGCTACCTGAAGTTGAGACTGTAAAGCGTGGTCTCGAACCAAGTTTCACCCATGCGAAGATAATAAACGTCAAGCAAAACCGGCCGGATTTACGTTTTCCATTTCCGGAAAATTTTCAATCCCGCCTTACCGGTCGTGAAATTATTGGCCTCGGACGGCGGGCTAAATATTTGCTTATCCATCTTGATAGTGATGAAACAATTATAAGCCATTTGGGTATGTCCGGGTCCTGGCGGGTGGAAAATAGAACGCCCGGTTCCTATTATTATGAAAAAAACAAGCTAGCGGCACATGACCATTTTGAAATGGATATCAAAACGGTGAAGGGCGAATTTTTGCATGCCGTCTATAATGACCCGCGCCGTTTCGGCTTTATGCTGTTGACAAAAACCGCCGATCTTGAACGCCATAAATTATTGGCCCATTTAGGCCCCGAACCAACAGGAAATGGTCTTTCCGGTGCTTATCTTAACGAGGTTCTGCGTAACAGGACAGCCCCTCTTAAAGCCGCACTTCTTGACCAGACCATCATTGCCGGACTTGGAAATATTTATGTCTGCGAGGCCTTATGGAGAAGTCACCTTTCTCCGAAACGGAAATCATTAACACTCGGGAAAAAATCGGCACCAGCACAACAAAAATCGGAATTGCTCGCACAAAATATCCGTGATGTTATCAACGAGGCGATAGAGGCAGGCGGCTCTTCCTTGCGCGATTACGTCCATACAGATGGTTCGCTCGGCTATTTCCAACACCATTTTTCGGTTTATGGCCGTGAAGGAGAACCATGCCCCCAATGCGGAAAGCCAATAAAACGCATTGTCCAATCCGGTCGCTCGAGTTTTTACTGCACGCATTGTCAAAGGTGA
- a CDS encoding aldo/keto reductase, giving the protein MKTVTFPNGSIVPALGQGTWGMGEGISPADIEADSLRAGLDLGLKLIDTAEMYGNGGSERVVGKALAGRRDDAFVVSKVLPSHASRKGTIEACERSLKNLKIEKIDLYLLHWQSSVPLSETVEALEKLVTQGKIGAWGVSNFDTALMENLAQIAPKGHIATNQILYNLSRRGPEFDLIPWCENHNIPVMAYSPIEQGRIMKNRDLLDIAGKLNVAPSVLALAWVIRNPLMIAIPKTSSIKHLRENTKALDLTLDQDVLQRLDKIFLPPTRKQPLEVI; this is encoded by the coding sequence ATGAAAACAGTAACATTCCCAAATGGTTCGATCGTACCTGCTTTAGGACAGGGGACATGGGGTATGGGAGAGGGGATTTCTCCCGCAGACATTGAAGCTGATTCTCTGCGTGCCGGCCTTGATCTCGGATTGAAGCTCATTGATACGGCTGAAATGTATGGAAATGGTGGTTCCGAAAGAGTGGTTGGTAAAGCGCTTGCCGGGCGACGTGACGATGCCTTTGTTGTTTCAAAAGTTTTGCCGAGCCATGCTTCACGAAAAGGCACAATCGAAGCATGCGAACGTAGCCTTAAAAATTTAAAAATCGAAAAAATCGACCTTTATCTTCTTCATTGGCAAAGCAGCGTTCCTTTGAGCGAAACCGTGGAAGCTCTGGAAAAACTTGTTACACAAGGCAAAATCGGCGCATGGGGGGTTAGCAATTTCGATACCGCACTCATGGAAAATCTTGCACAAATAGCCCCAAAAGGTCATATTGCGACCAACCAGATACTTTATAATTTGTCACGTCGAGGACCGGAATTCGATCTTATCCCATGGTGTGAAAATCATAATATTCCTGTCATGGCCTATTCCCCGATCGAACAGGGCCGTATCATGAAAAACCGTGATCTTCTGGACATTGCCGGAAAGCTCAATGTTGCACCATCGGTTCTTGCTCTTGCATGGGTTATCCGCAATCCGTTGATGATTGCTATCCCGAAGACCTCATCAATCAAACATTTGCGTGAAAACACCAAAGCGCTTGATCTCACACTTGATCAAGATGTTCTGCAGCGACTTGATAAAATATTTTTGCCACCGACACGAAAACAGCCGCTCGAGGTTATTTGA
- a CDS encoding ribonuclease D: protein MAKIRVHKGDLPDLKHYNVKEVAIDTETLGLHPHRDRLCVVQISPGDGTADVIQIAKGQKTAPNLVKILKDPDITKIFHFGRFDLAVLALTFGVMPRPVFCTKIASKLTRTYTDRHGLKDLVAELLEINISKQQQSSDWGADELSPAQVEYAATDVLYLHRLKEILAARLIRDGRESVAKSCFEFLPSRSELDLIGFPEVDIFAHS from the coding sequence ATGGCTAAAATACGCGTTCACAAAGGCGATTTGCCTGACCTGAAACATTATAATGTCAAGGAAGTTGCCATTGACACTGAAACTTTGGGACTGCACCCCCATCGCGACCGGCTCTGCGTCGTCCAGATTTCACCGGGAGATGGCACAGCCGATGTTATACAGATTGCCAAAGGGCAAAAGACAGCGCCCAATCTTGTAAAAATCCTTAAAGATCCGGATATAACCAAGATATTCCACTTCGGACGTTTTGACCTTGCTGTATTGGCTTTGACCTTCGGCGTCATGCCGAGACCGGTTTTCTGCACAAAAATAGCCTCGAAGCTCACCCGAACCTATACAGACCGGCACGGTTTGAAGGACTTGGTCGCCGAACTTCTTGAAATAAATATTTCCAAACAACAGCAATCCTCGGACTGGGGGGCTGATGAGCTTTCACCGGCACAGGTTGAATATGCCGCAACGGATGTTCTTTATCTGCACCGGTTAAAGGAAATACTAGCGGCAAGGTTGATCAGGGACGGACGCGAGAGTGTGGCGAAATCATGTTTCGAATTCCTGCCATCAAGGTCGGAACTTGATCTTATCGGCTTTCCAGAAGTCGATATTTTCGCCCATAGTTGA
- a CDS encoding nucleoside deaminase → MTKTPMEIALEEAISANANDEVPVGAVIVKDSRVIAKASNLTHKKFDPTGHAEMRVIRLACEALQSERLVDCDLYVTLEPCTMCAAAISFARIRRLYFAASDEKGGAVEHGVRFYSQPTCHHRPEVYSGLGERQASSLLKKFFAGKREE, encoded by the coding sequence ATGACAAAAACGCCGATGGAAATAGCGCTTGAAGAGGCAATTTCGGCAAATGCCAATGACGAAGTGCCGGTTGGTGCCGTCATTGTCAAGGACAGTCGGGTAATCGCCAAGGCTTCCAATCTTACGCATAAAAAATTTGATCCGACAGGTCACGCGGAAATGCGGGTTATTCGTTTGGCATGCGAGGCACTTCAAAGCGAGCGATTGGTCGATTGCGACCTTTATGTGACATTGGAGCCCTGTACAATGTGCGCAGCTGCCATATCTTTTGCCCGTATCAGGAGACTTTATTTTGCTGCAAGCGACGAAAAAGGTGGTGCGGTTGAGCATGGCGTCCGCTTCTATAGTCAGCCAACATGTCATCATCGTCCGGAAGTTTATTCGGGCTTGGGCGAAAGACAGGCTTCCAGTTTACTAAAAAAATTTTTTGCTGGAAAAAGGGAAGAATGA
- a CDS encoding dipeptidase, translating to MLDKVLSRLDSNLDNSLEHLFELLRIPSISTDPKYKEDCRKAADWLVNDLKSIGFEASRRDTTGNPMVVAHHPGPTKDAPHVLFYGHYDVQPVDPLNLWEDDPFDPKIKQLNGEKVIAARGAGDDKGQLMTFVEACRAFKKETGTLPIEITILFEGEEESGSPSLQPFLHAHKDELKADYALVCDTSMWDADTPSISIALRGMVSDEIIIHGADRDLHSGHFGGAAANPIQILAKIIAGLHDENGHVTLKGFYDGVEETPEAVLKSWNALNRGPKEFLGPVGLSIPAGEKGRSVLELVWARPTAEVNGISGGYEGEGFKTVIAAKASAKISFRLVHKQDPAKIRKSFRDYVRSQIPADCSVEFKDHGASPAIELAYDSPLVQLAKKALTEEWHKPAILAAMGGSIPIVGDFQSFLGMESLLVGFGLDDDRIHSPNEKYNLKSFHKGQRSWARILTALSNK from the coding sequence ATGCTTGATAAAGTTTTATCCCGTCTTGATTCAAATCTTGATAATAGTCTCGAACATCTTTTCGAACTTTTACGTATTCCCTCTATTTCCACCGATCCCAAATATAAAGAGGATTGTCGCAAAGCTGCCGATTGGCTGGTAAATGATTTGAAATCGATCGGTTTTGAAGCTTCGCGCCGTGATACCACAGGCAATCCTATGGTTGTTGCCCATCATCCGGGGCCGACAAAAGATGCACCCCATGTTCTGTTTTATGGTCACTATGATGTGCAGCCCGTTGACCCCCTTAACCTTTGGGAAGATGATCCCTTTGACCCGAAAATAAAACAGTTAAACGGTGAAAAGGTTATTGCTGCGCGCGGCGCCGGTGATGACAAGGGACAGCTTATGACCTTTGTCGAGGCTTGCCGTGCTTTTAAAAAGGAAACCGGTACCCTTCCGATTGAGATCACAATTCTGTTCGAGGGAGAAGAAGAATCCGGCTCACCTTCACTACAACCGTTTTTACATGCCCATAAAGACGAGTTGAAAGCCGATTATGCTCTGGTTTGTGATACCAGCATGTGGGATGCCGATACACCGTCCATATCCATTGCGTTAAGAGGCATGGTAAGTGACGAAATCATTATCCATGGTGCCGATCGCGATCTTCATTCCGGTCATTTTGGCGGTGCTGCAGCAAATCCTATTCAAATTCTTGCAAAAATTATTGCAGGCCTGCACGATGAAAACGGCCATGTAACCCTTAAAGGATTCTATGACGGGGTTGAAGAAACACCGGAAGCTGTTTTGAAATCCTGGAATGCACTCAATCGTGGCCCTAAAGAATTTTTAGGACCTGTCGGCTTATCGATTCCGGCGGGCGAAAAAGGCCGTTCCGTCCTTGAACTCGTATGGGCAAGACCGACCGCCGAGGTCAATGGCATCAGCGGCGGCTATGAAGGAGAAGGCTTCAAGACGGTCATTGCTGCCAAAGCCAGTGCAAAAATTTCTTTCAGACTTGTCCACAAACAGGATCCGGCAAAAATCAGAAAATCATTTCGTGATTATGTTCGCTCACAAATTCCGGCTGACTGCTCTGTCGAATTCAAAGATCATGGGGCTTCACCAGCAATCGAACTGGCCTATGATTCGCCCCTTGTTCAACTCGCCAAGAAAGCTTTGACCGAAGAATGGCACAAACCGGCTATTCTTGCAGCCATGGGCGGCTCGATTCCGATTGTCGGCGATTTCCAATCTTTCCTCGGAATGGAATCGCTGCTTGTCGGTTTCGGATTGGATGACGATCGCATCCATTCGCCGAATGAAAAATATAATCTCAAATCATTCCATAAAGGACAGCGATCCTGGGCAAGAATTCTAACTGCCTTGAGTAATAAATAG
- a CDS encoding pseudouridine synthase, whose product MTYDRGNKKPQNDRGDTRNNFDPRGKKDTRTPKVKTGDESDGSERIAKRLARAGIASRRDAETMIAAGRIAVNGKVLDTPAFNVKRTDAITVDGKPLPPIERTRVWLYHKRAGLVTTNRDPEGRPTVFDSLPEGMPRVLSVGRLDINTEGLLLLTNDGGLARVLELPSTGWVRKYRVRAHGKVTQADLDALKDGIAIDGIFYGAVEATLEREQGTNVWLTVALREGKNREVKNILGALGLTVTRLIRISFGPFQLADLEEGAVRELKGRTLRDQLGERLIEEANADFDLPILKPFSNAPVVGEQKLREKPTVSDDGWISSTPEAPRFNRRWKKADFAERGRDQLSTRPDSFNKRGGKFVRSSAPLKKAFEKKPEAEPQRLRSANVWMAPGARPQTAHKKFWRMRDEEERNDNGFEERAARRHPHRASQGESDTHFNHREKHFDKSNRKPDFKQKFRKDRSFEDDDASRGDRKNRDYKKTGNYAGAIKERSGYGHDRGFEGGKKQFQHHSGGAGERPARKYNTERKFSERREFNAPERKFDHPRKNYRSSSEHHEGGFDFPRRHDRKKNPEEQNQKRSSGFSGNRSEKPFSSKNDRSGKKAFTGKPEKAGKFLDRKGGAKGNGRSGGERSGSQRSGRSNGGSGAGRRR is encoded by the coding sequence ATGACATATGATCGCGGCAATAAGAAACCGCAAAATGACCGGGGGGACACAAGAAATAATTTTGACCCACGTGGAAAAAAAGACACGAGAACCCCGAAGGTAAAAACCGGTGATGAAAGTGATGGCAGTGAACGCATTGCCAAAAGGTTGGCACGTGCCGGAATAGCCTCGCGGCGGGATGCCGAAACCATGATTGCTGCCGGCCGTATTGCGGTGAATGGCAAGGTTCTTGATACCCCCGCATTCAATGTCAAACGCACCGATGCAATTACTGTTGATGGAAAACCTTTGCCCCCCATTGAGCGCACCCGCGTCTGGCTTTACCATAAACGCGCCGGACTGGTGACGACCAACCGTGATCCGGAAGGTCGGCCAACTGTGTTCGACAGTCTTCCGGAAGGTATGCCACGCGTGCTTTCGGTCGGGCGACTCGATATCAACACCGAAGGTTTGCTGCTCCTGACCAATGACGGGGGACTTGCGCGGGTTCTTGAATTGCCATCAACCGGCTGGGTGCGCAAATATCGTGTCCGTGCTCATGGCAAAGTCACGCAAGCCGATCTTGACGCGTTGAAAGATGGTATTGCCATAGATGGCATTTTTTACGGTGCTGTAGAAGCAACACTTGAGCGCGAACAAGGAACAAATGTCTGGCTGACAGTGGCTTTAAGAGAAGGTAAAAACCGCGAGGTCAAGAATATTCTGGGCGCTCTGGGCTTGACTGTCACGCGCCTTATCCGCATCTCCTTCGGTCCCTTTCAACTTGCCGATCTTGAAGAAGGCGCTGTACGTGAACTGAAAGGGCGCACACTGCGCGACCAATTGGGCGAACGCCTTATCGAAGAGGCCAATGCCGATTTCGATTTGCCAATTTTGAAGCCTTTTTCCAATGCCCCTGTTGTTGGAGAACAAAAGCTGCGTGAAAAGCCTACTGTTTCGGATGACGGCTGGATTTCTTCAACACCGGAAGCACCCCGCTTTAATAGACGTTGGAAAAAAGCCGATTTTGCCGAACGTGGCCGCGACCAGCTTTCAACAAGGCCGGACAGTTTCAATAAACGGGGCGGTAAGTTCGTGAGAAGTTCTGCTCCCCTTAAGAAAGCTTTCGAGAAAAAGCCTGAAGCAGAACCGCAACGATTGCGTAGCGCCAATGTCTGGATGGCTCCCGGCGCCCGCCCTCAAACCGCGCATAAAAAATTCTGGCGCATGAGAGACGAAGAGGAAAGAAACGACAACGGCTTTGAAGAAAGAGCCGCCCGCCGTCATCCTCATCGCGCTTCACAGGGTGAAAGCGACACACATTTCAACCACCGTGAGAAACATTTCGACAAATCGAACCGCAAACCGGATTTCAAACAGAAATTCCGGAAAGACCGCTCGTTTGAAGATGATGATGCCTCACGGGGCGATAGAAAAAATCGGGATTATAAGAAAACCGGAAATTATGCTGGAGCAATAAAAGAGCGGTCGGGCTATGGTCACGACCGTGGTTTTGAAGGCGGGAAAAAACAGTTTCAGCATCATTCAGGGGGAGCTGGCGAAAGACCGGCAAGAAAATATAATACAGAGCGGAAATTTTCCGAAAGGCGGGAATTTAATGCCCCTGAACGGAAGTTTGATCACCCTCGAAAAAACTATCGCAGTTCTTCTGAACATCACGAAGGTGGATTTGACTTTCCACGCCGTCATGACAGGAAGAAAAATCCGGAAGAGCAGAACCAGAAAAGATCATCCGGTTTTTCCGGCAACCGTTCCGAAAAACCATTTTCTTCAAAAAATGACCGCAGCGGGAAGAAAGCTTTTACCGGCAAGCCCGAAAAAGCAGGCAAATTTCTAGATCGTAAGGGCGGCGCCAAAGGAAACGGACGTTCCGGTGGAGAACGTTCCGGTAGCCAACGTTCCGGACGGTCAAATGGAGGATCAGGTGCGGGTCGTCGGCGGTAA